One Acidobacteriota bacterium DNA segment encodes these proteins:
- the fmt gene encoding methionyl-tRNA formyltransferase: MTAVDRILFFGTPEFAVPTLDALVAADRRPLRVITQPPRRAGRGRKLQQPPVALRAETLGLPVLQPPKVKAPDFLDQMAALKPDLAIVIAFGQIFPKPLLELPVHGCINIHASLLPAHRGAAPIQAALAAGDAITGVCTMVMEKGLDTGPVLLRESTPIADSDTAETLSLRLAELGAELMIRTLEALEEETLVPTPQDSALASYAPRIQKDDGRIDWNSSARDLWLRSRAFTPWPGLHATLGDQPVKILEASVVSGEEAPEGVSSGEAAAPGTYLGLVGDRMAVRCGSGTVLGVGSLQRPGRKALTARQFVNGERLEPGQRFG, translated from the coding sequence ATGACCGCCGTGGACCGCATTCTCTTCTTCGGAACCCCCGAGTTCGCGGTGCCTACCCTGGATGCCCTGGTAGCGGCGGATCGGCGGCCGCTGAGGGTGATCACCCAGCCGCCGCGGCGCGCCGGCCGGGGGCGCAAGTTGCAGCAGCCGCCGGTGGCGCTGCGGGCGGAAACGCTGGGCCTGCCGGTGCTCCAACCGCCGAAGGTCAAGGCACCGGATTTTCTCGACCAGATGGCGGCGCTGAAGCCGGATCTGGCCATCGTCATCGCCTTCGGACAGATCTTCCCCAAGCCTTTGCTGGAGCTCCCCGTGCACGGCTGCATCAACATCCACGCCTCCCTGCTTCCCGCCCATCGCGGCGCCGCCCCCATCCAGGCGGCCCTGGCCGCTGGGGATGCCATCACCGGGGTGTGCACCATGGTGATGGAGAAGGGCCTGGACACCGGACCGGTGCTCTTGCGAGAATCCACCCCCATCGCCGACAGCGACACGGCGGAGACCCTGTCGCTGCGGCTGGCGGAACTCGGCGCCGAGTTGATGATCCGCACCCTCGAGGCCTTGGAAGAAGAGACTCTGGTGCCGACTCCTCAGGACTCGGCCCTGGCTTCCTACGCTCCGCGCATCCAGAAGGACGACGGCCGCATCGACTGGAATTCGAGCGCCCGGGACCTGTGGTTGCGGTCCCGCGCTTTCACCCCCTGGCCCGGTCTCCACGCCACCCTCGGAGACCAGCCGGTGAAAATCCTGGAAGCTTCCGTAGTGTCCGGAGAGGAAGCACCGGAAGGTGTCTCTTCAGGAGAGGCCGCCGCTCCGGGTACCTATCTCGGCCTGGTGGGAGACCGGATGGCGGTGCGCTGTGGCAGCGGCACCGTGCTCGGTGTGGGATCCCTGCAACGCCCGGGGCGCAAGGCGCTGACGGCCCGGCAATTCGTCAATGGAGAGCGCCTGGAGCCGGGCCAGCGCTTCGGCTGA